In Caldisphaera lagunensis DSM 15908, a single genomic region encodes these proteins:
- a CDS encoding dihydroorotate dehydrogenase — MSIAESMINLISKSVKYVHPEITMRIGHLIFSIPLPEGKCKHQYEIGSAKVCGKVGIAAGLDKNGKYAKFLSHFNPGFIVIGSTTPKKRIGNKPPRVARILPYSMVNAMGLNNDGLPMVLSRVSKINYPIFISVAGFNLFEIEEQIIYLNKYMSENIQGIEINLSSPTYKGKWKDIIPTLTASKKQIFIKIGPGFSIREYAKIANKEGFGLVLSNTLPIQDNRISVKRGGLSGILLYKLSKAMIKKAREVGGNEIPIIGVGGIMSCKQLNEILQYANAAEIYTAILYMGPGIINSLNERCNKL, encoded by the coding sequence ATGAGCATAGCAGAGTCCATGATTAATTTGATTTCAAAAAGTGTTAAGTATGTACATCCAGAAATAACTATGAGAATAGGCCATCTAATTTTTTCTATACCCTTGCCAGAAGGTAAATGCAAACATCAATACGAAATAGGTTCAGCTAAGGTTTGTGGAAAAGTTGGTATTGCAGCTGGATTAGATAAAAATGGAAAATACGCCAAATTTCTATCCCATTTTAATCCTGGATTTATTGTAATTGGTTCAACTACACCTAAGAAAAGGATTGGAAATAAACCTCCTAGAGTTGCTAGAATTTTGCCTTATTCCATGGTTAATGCCATGGGATTAAACAATGATGGATTACCCATGGTTTTATCTAGGGTTTCAAAGATAAATTATCCGATCTTTATAAGCGTTGCTGGATTTAACCTCTTTGAAATAGAAGAACAAATAATTTATTTAAATAAATATATGAGCGAAAACATACAAGGGATAGAAATTAATTTATCAAGCCCTACATATAAAGGCAAATGGAAGGATATTATACCAACATTAACAGCTTCTAAAAAACAGATTTTTATCAAAATAGGTCCAGGATTTAGTATAAGAGAATATGCAAAAATTGCTAATAAAGAAGGATTTGGCTTAGTCTTATCAAACACATTACCAATACAAGATAACAGAATAAGTGTAAAAAGAGGAGGGTTAAGCGGAATATTGTTATATAAACTTTCAAAAGCTATGATCAAAAAAGCTAGAGAAGTTGGTGGAAATGAAATACCAATTATCGGTGTAGGAGGAATTATGAGTTGTAAACAACTTAATGAAATATTACAATATGCTAATGCTGCAGAAATTTATACGGCTATTTTATACATGGGTCCTGGTATAATAAATAGTTTAAATGAAAGATGTAACAAATTATAA
- a CDS encoding MBL fold metallo-hydrolase: MGLENIKGNTFLYKGSPATLFYKDEENNVYIIDPGQGSKRPKELKSMLNKLNPKKSIAFITHYHSDHIAVLGEGFSVNEIVVSEIDAPAVRDPSLRALLTFGYMLNHEDNILPFKAKAINPTKLIGKDQNTYGPLQLIPLPGHTQGQLGVITPDGVLYAADSLFGDKVLTKYGIPYHQYPCKSVESLNLILNMLSKVDIIVPSHGPIVNSSEASQLIESNIKKITEIEEEIKKLLVEPMCLSSITQKLTSIYKSEEPSIGAYLLAENTIRGYISCLRQQGLIEAINDNNIKWKITK; encoded by the coding sequence GTGGGATTAGAAAATATAAAGGGAAATACCTTTTTATATAAAGGAAGTCCAGCAACATTGTTTTATAAGGATGAAGAAAATAATGTTTATATAATAGATCCTGGACAAGGATCGAAAAGACCTAAAGAATTAAAATCTATGTTAAATAAATTAAATCCAAAAAAATCCATAGCCTTCATTACGCATTATCATAGTGACCATATAGCAGTTCTTGGAGAAGGATTTTCTGTAAATGAAATAGTTGTTTCTGAAATAGATGCACCAGCCGTTAGGGATCCTAGTCTTAGAGCATTACTTACATTTGGTTACATGCTAAATCATGAAGATAACATATTACCATTTAAGGCTAAGGCTATAAATCCTACGAAATTAATAGGCAAAGATCAAAATACTTATGGACCTTTACAGTTAATTCCTTTACCAGGCCATACACAGGGACAATTAGGAGTAATAACTCCAGATGGTGTATTATATGCAGCAGATTCATTATTTGGAGATAAAGTTTTGACAAAATATGGAATACCCTATCATCAATATCCATGCAAGTCCGTAGAAAGCCTTAATTTGATTTTAAATATGCTATCAAAAGTAGATATTATTGTTCCTTCACACGGTCCAATTGTTAATAGCTCTGAAGCATCTCAACTAATTGAGAGCAATATTAAGAAAATAACTGAAATTGAAGAAGAAATTAAAAAGCTATTAGTAGAGCCTATGTGCTTATCATCAATAACACAGAAATTAACCTCAATATATAAAAGTGAAGAACCAAGCATTGGGGCTTATCTGCTTGCAGAAAATACAATAAGAGGATATATTTCATGCTTAAGACAACAAGGTTTAATAGAGGCAATTAATGATAATAATATAAAATGGAAAATTACAAAATAA
- a CDS encoding potassium channel family protein, with protein MRTKQKWLLDILEIIFAPYSIISRIVPQLIAIALVIIITSEVFIYYQHLDIISAIYASVGLITTIGLYAPAINQMPSLEKIFLTILVGSSVAIYTTLITGIIMTLSRRSVWIDARARWRAAHMKNHIVILGEMIEVAEELDRIKADYVMIVKNEEIAKKINSPRVIIGNPSSEIELKNSGVQEASVVLIALDNDLENMTALIRTKSLNPNARIITVIHDESLTDVFKQAGAYQVIRIRRFIGRALASLALSNNIGGILLESTEDSSRAVKKHGYAVGFFYVEKGSKCDGIKISEIPTKLLPILIQKQNNFTPYFTRDTKLDAGDGLVILGDPSEFHILKEMCTSS; from the coding sequence ATGAGAACAAAGCAAAAATGGCTATTAGATATACTAGAAATTATATTTGCACCCTATAGCATCATATCTAGAATCGTTCCCCAACTCATTGCAATAGCATTAGTTATAATAATAACGTCTGAAGTTTTCATATATTATCAACACCTTGATATAATTTCAGCAATTTATGCATCGGTAGGCCTTATAACAACTATTGGTTTATACGCACCAGCTATAAACCAAATGCCATCATTAGAGAAAATATTTTTAACTATATTAGTTGGTTCATCTGTTGCTATTTATACAACTTTAATAACCGGTATAATTATGACGTTATCTAGAAGAAGTGTATGGATAGATGCAAGAGCTAGATGGAGAGCTGCCCATATGAAAAATCATATAGTTATATTAGGTGAAATGATAGAAGTTGCAGAAGAACTTGATAGAATTAAAGCAGATTATGTAATGATTGTAAAAAATGAAGAAATAGCAAAGAAAATAAATTCTCCACGTGTAATAATTGGTAATCCTTCAAGCGAAATAGAATTAAAAAATTCTGGCGTACAGGAGGCCTCTGTGGTTCTAATAGCATTAGATAACGATTTGGAAAATATGACAGCACTTATAAGAACGAAAAGCCTAAATCCAAATGCTAGAATCATTACTGTAATTCATGATGAAAGTCTAACTGATGTCTTTAAGCAGGCCGGTGCATATCAAGTTATAAGAATAAGGAGGTTCATTGGCAGAGCCTTGGCTAGCCTGGCATTGTCAAATAATATTGGAGGAATACTTTTAGAATCTACCGAAGATAGTTCAAGAGCAGTTAAAAAACATGGCTATGCAGTAGGATTCTTTTATGTAGAAAAAGGATCTAAATGCGATGGAATAAAAATATCTGAAATTCCTACTAAACTTTTGCCAATTTTAATTCAAAAACAAAATAATTTCACACCATATTTTACTAGAGATACTAAACTTGATGCAGGAGATGGGTTAGTAATTTTAGGAGATCCTTCAGAATTTCATATTTTAAAAGAAATGTGTACCTCAAGCTAG
- a CDS encoding AAA family ATPase produces MLFDERPKENKGDLFDREKEIEEIMNNINRPLILITGVRRIGKTSILKVVLNELKIPHFIIDCRNLPPNYSKGNLYSLFSNAISSKLSTFLEILSKIRGISILGNSIELKWKGKEYVTLSDLFDHLNEKRIIIGIDEAQKLRGPLSKEIKDSIAHAYDYDRNLTFILTGSEVGLLHEFLGIENSESPLYGRYYHEITLERFDKDKSELFLRKGFEELRLNVDENVIHGIIEMFDGIPGWLALAGNQFSNNRDLKRVKNIAINVALNEINNLIEMKNNVSPVVARRYRTVMRCIARGTNSWSKIVNCIQKEEGSTISTSVLDNILNNLKKLSIIDENYEFLDPIYKEASILL; encoded by the coding sequence TTGTTATTTGATGAAAGACCTAAAGAGAATAAAGGAGATTTGTTTGATAGAGAAAAAGAGATTGAAGAAATAATGAATAATATCAATAGACCTTTAATTTTAATAACTGGGGTTAGAAGAATAGGTAAAACATCGATACTAAAAGTTGTACTTAATGAGTTAAAAATACCACATTTTATAATAGATTGTAGAAATTTGCCCCCTAATTATAGTAAGGGGAATTTGTACTCACTATTCTCCAACGCAATATCATCTAAACTTTCAACATTTCTTGAAATATTAAGTAAAATAAGAGGGATTAGTATTCTTGGTAATAGTATAGAATTAAAATGGAAAGGAAAAGAATATGTAACTCTATCAGATCTTTTTGATCATTTAAACGAGAAAAGAATAATAATAGGAATAGATGAGGCTCAAAAATTAAGAGGGCCTTTATCAAAGGAAATAAAGGATAGCATCGCTCATGCTTATGATTATGATAGAAACTTAACCTTTATTTTAACTGGCTCTGAAGTAGGACTACTTCATGAATTTTTAGGTATAGAGAATTCTGAATCACCACTCTATGGGAGATACTATCATGAAATAACGTTAGAGAGGTTTGATAAAGACAAAAGCGAGCTGTTTTTAAGAAAAGGTTTCGAAGAGTTAAGATTAAATGTTGATGAGAACGTAATACATGGTATTATTGAAATGTTTGATGGTATTCCAGGGTGGCTAGCTTTGGCCGGAAATCAATTTTCCAACAATAGAGATTTGAAAAGAGTAAAGAATATAGCAATAAATGTTGCTTTAAATGAGATTAATAACTTGATCGAGATGAAAAATAACGTCTCCCCTGTTGTAGCAAGACGTTATAGAACAGTTATGAGATGCATAGCTAGAGGAACGAATAGCTGGAGTAAGATAGTTAATTGTATCCAAAAAGAGGAAGGTAGTACAATTTCTACTAGTGTTCTCGATAATATTTTGAATAATTTGAAGAAATTAAGTATTATTGATGAAAATTATGAATTTTTAGACCCAATCTATAAAGAAGCATCAATATTGCTTTAA
- a CDS encoding DUF2258 domain-containing protein, which yields MEILLKTGPVRMSGYALKLRRAANAAFRKLYAEKKVDPKVVNQLLTDLNKNLYGVLVENYNIPKDIIVNIQIVFDLNDNSISIKDMDLTIYDKNEILSKELTKEFKKLLKINA from the coding sequence ATGGAGATCTTATTAAAGACAGGTCCCGTTAGAATGAGTGGATATGCATTAAAGCTGCGTAGAGCAGCAAATGCAGCTTTTCGCAAATTATATGCTGAAAAGAAAGTAGATCCTAAAGTTGTAAATCAACTATTAACTGATCTAAACAAAAATTTATATGGAGTTTTAGTAGAAAATTATAATATTCCAAAAGATATAATAGTTAATATACAAATAGTATTTGATTTGAATGATAATAGTATATCAATAAAGGATATGGATTTAACAATTTATGATAAAAATGAGATTTTAAGTAAAGAATTAACAAAGGAATTTAAGAAACTATTAAAAATAAATGCTTAA
- a CDS encoding metallophosphoesterase family protein: MQIVHMSDLHVGAKPRNEKIIYNDIIDAFNESMDLIIREKPNLLIIAGDLFDTPKPDNDSLKIVINRFKEVTNHDIPIILAHGEHDTPGRKESTILQVLSSAISNVYAPLYESKGNEDENTMFLNIVKESKISTKNIDIYVYPYKKINLDMRKNLADKLLKIYDKEIRSNGNKSVFVAHFSIDPYLLFDAVADVQKLPNANYIALGHIHERIINKKDKFFVYPGSLYPLSISEIKHKNRGPILVDLSKDEPDIQELKINLRDNLFARISIEDEKDIINKLRAGIEVKIRETLNKNKQPIVYLDIEKSKDIYARSIIQAITKIENEFNVHIIPEMKNKEKKESSYSVKALSRSGLDPFNILVNELKLGDNTAKLLLDLRDATLEGDESKIVEVLDKLSKESLDELKRLI, translated from the coding sequence TTGCAAATAGTCCACATGTCTGATTTACATGTAGGGGCAAAACCCCGCAATGAAAAAATAATATATAATGATATTATTGATGCATTCAATGAATCTATGGATTTGATAATAAGGGAAAAGCCTAATTTGTTAATAATAGCTGGCGATTTGTTCGATACGCCAAAACCAGATAATGATTCTTTAAAAATAGTAATTAATAGGTTTAAGGAAGTAACAAATCATGATATACCAATAATTTTAGCTCATGGAGAGCACGACACTCCAGGAAGAAAGGAATCCACGATATTGCAAGTTTTATCATCTGCCATATCTAATGTTTATGCTCCCTTATATGAATCTAAAGGTAATGAAGATGAAAATACAATGTTTTTGAATATAGTAAAAGAAAGTAAAATAAGTACAAAAAATATTGATATATATGTATATCCATATAAAAAAATAAATTTGGACATGAGAAAAAATTTAGCAGATAAGCTGTTAAAAATATATGATAAAGAAATAAGGTCAAATGGTAATAAAAGTGTTTTTGTAGCTCATTTTTCGATAGATCCATATTTGTTATTTGATGCAGTAGCTGATGTTCAAAAATTACCTAATGCTAACTATATAGCGTTAGGCCATATACATGAAAGAATAATAAATAAAAAAGATAAGTTTTTTGTTTATCCAGGTTCGTTATATCCATTAAGTATAAGTGAAATTAAGCATAAAAATAGAGGTCCAATTCTTGTTGATTTATCAAAAGATGAGCCAGACATTCAAGAATTAAAAATAAATCTAAGAGATAATTTGTTTGCTAGGATTTCAATTGAAGATGAAAAGGATATCATAAATAAATTGAGAGCTGGAATTGAAGTAAAAATTAGAGAGACATTAAATAAAAATAAACAACCCATAGTATATTTAGATATAGAAAAATCTAAGGATATTTATGCAAGATCTATAATACAAGCTATTACAAAAATTGAAAACGAATTTAATGTACATATAATTCCAGAAATGAAAAATAAAGAAAAGAAGGAAAGTTCATATAGCGTAAAGGCATTAAGCAGAAGTGGTTTAGATCCTTTTAACATACTAGTCAATGAACTAAAATTAGGCGATAATACTGCTAAACTATTGCTTGATTTAAGAGATGCAACACTTGAAGGAGACGAATCAAAAATCGTTGAAGTATTAGATAAGTTATCTAAAGAAAGTTTAGATGAATTGAAGAGGTTGATTTAA
- a CDS encoding AAA family ATPase gives MGYYILDSLEIENFLSHKNTKINFSSGSLAFVGENGAGKSSILEALYFALTLKPWRDRAYLINANSKKAVVKIRLKELEGNDMLELRVDLAKKGNDSFTTEVILKRNNKVEATRQEDYKRLVKQYLNMQSVPDITDFLQSSIIVKQNTLNEIASKMTDNKKDFKELIERALGIESYKDAEEGLKKVDIRSENQSIGLIYNIKQRHLDEVNKNIVSKKQEYDMIINKINEIKIEIQKKDREKQELENLINSLKKQLDEEQDKVLELNSLRTRKEELLKYLNKRQKEIEELQKEIEELQKEIENIESQKSVADLYDKLNEYDSLSMEFKDLESKIKELEFIKNNYEQMIKYQEYEEKYNGLNRERDEINDKLKKVEISLNYYNNLYKEYKNRINKIKNLKNNFREFANIDVEKDLDQFINQINEEIKQINNEKEELDKKINNIKEEIIKRETEIKRMKEYLNVLNNEDEKSVECPVCHTKLSGKTIEDLRNNYLNEINIHTNELDKLKKERELLDKSQREIDDKQNKIKNLMQEITIFKEQITEEMKESGKKANELSLNKKELEQKLNEISDNLDDIKAFHEQYLAAKVNLEKSKIDLSKINEKINEYEEMKKRYSDLDNSLKNLLKLILDTTKVNNVRKAREIINNARAKYMGLENIKNSLMKNNEELISMKNDLNDNMVEYKNIEEKINQFKNIEEKINELKNEIDGKMISYQNILKDISRLEGEKKNNEDNANKLENEIKALEEIKNKIIVGLASINVFNKVQRSLYNNALIALENEMNNVFSKFGLDYSRIEIRENQDGNIGVYVIDRNGNERPISVLSGGEQSVIALAFVIALNKIIQAKIGFLALDEPTESLDEQRRKILIEILSKLTESNDNLPPPIYQLLVITHHNDIMESIDQVCNVAKEDGISKVICEGD, from the coding sequence ATGGGTTATTACATTTTGGATTCATTAGAAATTGAAAACTTTTTAAGCCATAAAAATACCAAAATTAATTTTTCATCAGGCAGTTTAGCATTTGTTGGCGAAAATGGTGCTGGAAAAAGTAGTATTTTAGAGGCATTATATTTTGCGTTAACTTTAAAGCCTTGGAGGGATAGGGCATATTTAATAAATGCAAATTCAAAAAAGGCTGTAGTAAAGATTAGATTAAAAGAGCTTGAAGGAAATGATATGCTGGAATTAAGAGTAGATCTTGCAAAAAAAGGAAATGATAGCTTTACAACGGAAGTTATTTTAAAGAGAAATAATAAAGTTGAAGCAACAAGACAAGAAGATTATAAGAGATTAGTAAAACAATACCTTAACATGCAATCAGTTCCAGATATTACTGATTTTTTGCAAAGTTCAATAATAGTTAAGCAAAATACATTAAATGAAATAGCAAGCAAAATGACAGATAACAAAAAAGATTTCAAAGAATTAATAGAAAGAGCTTTAGGTATAGAATCTTATAAAGATGCCGAAGAGGGCCTAAAGAAAGTTGATATTAGATCTGAAAACCAAAGTATTGGTTTAATTTATAACATTAAACAAAGGCATCTTGACGAAGTGAATAAAAATATTGTAAGCAAAAAACAGGAATATGATATGATTATAAATAAAATAAATGAGATAAAAATTGAGATACAAAAGAAAGATAGGGAAAAACAAGAATTAGAAAATTTAATAAATAGCCTTAAAAAGCAGTTGGATGAAGAACAAGATAAAGTTTTAGAATTGAATTCTTTGAGAACAAGAAAAGAAGAGCTTTTGAAGTATTTGAATAAAAGGCAAAAAGAAATAGAAGAATTGCAAAAAGAAATAGAAGAATTGCAAAAAGAAATAGAAAATATTGAAAGTCAAAAAAGTGTAGCAGATTTATATGATAAGCTAAATGAATATGATAGTCTATCAATGGAATTTAAAGATCTGGAAAGCAAAATAAAGGAATTGGAATTTATAAAAAATAACTATGAACAAATGATAAAATATCAAGAATATGAAGAAAAATACAACGGATTGAATAGGGAAAGGGATGAAATAAATGATAAATTAAAAAAAGTCGAGATTAGTTTAAATTACTATAATAATTTATACAAGGAATATAAAAACAGAATAAATAAAATTAAAAATTTGAAAAATAATTTTAGGGAATTTGCAAATATTGATGTTGAAAAAGATTTAGATCAATTTATAAATCAAATTAATGAAGAAATTAAACAAATAAATAATGAGAAAGAAGAATTAGATAAAAAGATTAATAATATAAAAGAAGAGATTATAAAAAGGGAAACTGAAATTAAAAGAATGAAGGAGTATTTAAATGTATTAAACAATGAAGATGAAAAAAGTGTTGAATGCCCAGTTTGTCATACCAAGTTATCTGGAAAAACAATTGAAGATCTTAGAAATAACTATCTTAATGAAATAAATATTCATACAAACGAGCTTGACAAATTAAAAAAAGAAAGAGAATTATTAGATAAAAGTCAAAGAGAAATTGATGATAAACAAAATAAAATAAAGAATCTTATGCAAGAGATTACAATTTTTAAAGAACAAATAACCGAAGAAATGAAAGAGTCTGGTAAAAAAGCAAATGAACTAAGCTTGAATAAGAAAGAACTAGAACAAAAGTTAAATGAGATATCTGATAATCTTGATGATATTAAAGCCTTTCATGAACAATATTTAGCTGCAAAGGTTAACCTTGAAAAGAGTAAAATTGATTTAAGTAAAATTAATGAGAAGATAAATGAATATGAAGAAATGAAAAAAAGGTATTCAGATTTAGATAATAGTTTGAAAAATTTACTTAAACTCATTTTAGATACAACTAAAGTTAATAATGTAAGAAAGGCAAGAGAAATAATAAATAATGCAAGAGCAAAATATATGGGATTAGAAAATATTAAAAATAGTCTAATGAAAAATAATGAGGAATTAATATCTATGAAAAATGATTTAAATGATAACATGGTTGAATATAAAAATATTGAAGAAAAAATAAATCAATTTAAAAATATTGAAGAAAAAATAAATGAATTAAAGAATGAAATAGATGGCAAGATGATTTCATATCAAAATATTCTGAAGGATATTAGTAGACTTGAAGGTGAAAAGAAAAATAATGAGGATAATGCAAACAAATTAGAAAATGAAATTAAGGCGTTAGAAGAGATAAAGAATAAAATAATTGTTGGATTGGCATCTATTAACGTATTTAATAAGGTTCAAAGATCTCTTTATAATAATGCCTTAATAGCGCTTGAAAATGAAATGAATAATGTATTTTCAAAGTTTGGACTAGATTATTCTAGGATTGAGATCAGGGAAAACCAAGATGGAAATATAGGTGTATATGTAATAGATAGGAATGGTAATGAAAGGCCAATATCCGTATTAAGCGGAGGAGAACAAAGTGTTATAGCATTGGCATTTGTTATAGCGTTAAATAAGATAATTCAAGCCAAAATAGGTTTTTTAGCCTTAGATGAACCAACAGAGAGTTTAGATGAGCAGAGAAGAAAGATATTGATAGAAATCTTAAGTAAATTAACAGAAAGCAATGATAACTTACCTCCACCAATTTATCAATTATTAGTAATAACACATCATAATGATATAATGGAAAGCATTGATCAAGTATGCAATGTAGCAAAAGAAGATGGTATCTCTAAAGTTATATGTGAAGGTGATTAG
- a CDS encoding DNA double-strand break repair nuclease NurA, protein MDSTLINSTLKNKDIILDIIKKNPKSQCNIKWNPLPEKVDYDIEVSAEDGGDMISEFDTFTLYVVKSWAKTFNNNLKPIENALIGLLLPPKYTMLRVSLYREIIEAKSSLNAIPKNGIAFFDGSLTPLIAWWRPSASIKNGEELDILLEEADNELKNGGYFINKIDDLLNESLYHPLIPLMLMDKEQKDQLKPMIDAFLAMEILEKLYLYKILLEKIFENNSLPIFISKTSRSTRLCNSNLPDVHIIKKMVRSEPGYVYWDGSLNMGASNIIGEKNMKKMFPKLGGIEDFYENRLGMVRFYARFQHGAPILQVEALFDQNKGIPDTEDFINQVISKIILIPLQQGYPTSLVFAHKNAEITHDDMEALIKVAGIEGELKERSMLLY, encoded by the coding sequence ATGGATTCTACTTTAATAAATTCAACATTAAAAAATAAAGATATTATATTAGATATTATTAAGAAAAACCCAAAGAGTCAATGTAATATAAAATGGAATCCTTTGCCTGAAAAAGTTGATTATGATATCGAAGTTTCCGCAGAAGATGGAGGAGATATGATTTCGGAGTTTGATACATTTACATTATATGTAGTAAAATCATGGGCTAAAACGTTTAATAACAATCTTAAACCAATAGAAAATGCTTTGATAGGTCTTTTATTACCTCCTAAATATACAATGTTAAGAGTTTCATTGTATAGGGAAATAATTGAGGCAAAATCATCATTAAATGCCATACCTAAAAATGGTATCGCTTTTTTTGATGGAAGCCTTACTCCTTTAATAGCATGGTGGAGACCTAGCGCTTCAATAAAAAATGGAGAAGAACTTGATATATTATTAGAAGAGGCTGATAATGAGTTAAAAAACGGGGGTTATTTTATTAATAAAATAGATGATTTATTAAATGAGTCATTATATCATCCATTAATACCGTTAATGCTTATGGATAAGGAGCAAAAAGATCAATTAAAACCCATGATAGATGCTTTTTTAGCCATGGAGATATTAGAAAAATTATATTTGTATAAAATATTATTAGAAAAAATATTTGAAAACAATTCATTACCAATTTTTATATCAAAGACTAGCAGATCAACTAGATTATGTAATTCAAATTTACCAGATGTGCATATAATTAAAAAAATGGTAAGATCAGAGCCAGGTTATGTCTATTGGGATGGAAGCTTAAACATGGGGGCATCAAATATAATTGGAGAAAAAAATATGAAAAAAATGTTCCCTAAACTAGGAGGAATAGAAGATTTTTATGAAAATAGATTGGGTATGGTAAGATTCTATGCAAGGTTCCAGCATGGAGCACCAATTTTACAAGTAGAAGCTTTATTTGATCAAAATAAGGGAATTCCTGATACTGAAGATTTTATTAATCAAGTCATTTCAAAAATAATTTTGATACCATTACAACAGGGCTATCCTACATCTCTAGTTTTTGCCCATAAGAATGCAGAAATTACTCATGATGATATGGAAGCCTTAATAAAAGTAGCAGGTATTGAGGGGGAGTTAAAGGAAAGGAGCATGTTATTGTATTAG